A stretch of Acropora muricata isolate sample 2 chromosome 7, ASM3666990v1, whole genome shotgun sequence DNA encodes these proteins:
- the LOC136922721 gene encoding uncharacterized protein isoform X1 produces MASGNLGSAYQSLGDYRKTIEYEERHQIIGTEIGDRAEVGGAYRNLENQERTDIELGEIKENQERTHIELGEMKVTPPEINLRGPRALQAYNKALTEGKTRLKRIPIMLIGQNRSGKTSLKKSLQGLRFNPDENSTVGIDVDPSHFKVTTEIWKPGKEGQAANKEELAPSFEHRVACVVVENLRKLELTSEVKTVDKSKDPLTDPQITEPSPTISHSQVGSSADSPLTTQIKTMEDYADSSNSSPVAHAEDSSRVSQTTDNYLTETKARESNVSSGMIPKEMETLIRELGDRVDKMESEDYLYSVLWDFAGESVYYETHQLFLTSRAVYLLVHDLSRDPEEIAQPMEKQGVFEKIEEKSCTKTNLDYIDYWMTSVSSQCSPIKDHDLYSASTYTVLPKTLPPVFLVCTHSDKPFGGKDAYELANKLYGFLDRKSYSTQLYDDVFVVDNTKSGMQMECSEVQRLRKCILDVIKELPHSNEYIPIKWLRYEKALEVVLNEGHKRITFEHARRIASEVCQIHDHQEFVTVLNFLHDQRMIIHFDDTVELNKLVVLDPQWLINVFKRVITVERHDRMERGFKALWLKLEREGILEEELLKHMWGSLAKESHTFESLIAIMENFSLLCSWSSSDEPFGKKYLVPSMLKYYPTPEFTKLITSARLPSLFVKFESGQSPSNLFPRLVVQFLQWGRKKFWSTENPRLFKNFARLYTKSQKCSVVLLCHSSLIEVVVHEGNEVSLKDDWQANLGNSFGDQCDSLEVLVAREIFGQLMFLLECFRKEFCWLKRMNYQAGVICPVCCHERIVKYCTTHHKQDCEQEECLHFIPGSELHNANKPITCTRSPAAVDKVGMNDFSAWFPRSREKTTTDAISGRRLCSRRVPRWEIGELLSSYPEDKPPQLRVTLKKTSDIQVISKDLNDDDHLPIDVLLATVEDCEFLSCLPFLDLHFKSYISEIGFVYFGRMGGYSCHKNWKVGLMCCSKGSTIPGGPLPKVQTAMRILQPKAVVSVGICSSLVPEKVKMGDVVIPSKLISAEGSFQVPVSPRFNGLVQDAPYGWVAPLKNQGELEVEVHRDGHVLSQSLKGKSRCDILKQYPGAVASETECKDVYSAGYLANTEWLVVKGVASYFHQSESATSEWMSFASTMAASVVAKMLSDPRVFLEWPHCSQENRKRSHIELVEMEENRKRAKSKLGDMKAD; encoded by the exons ATGGCCTctggaaatcttggtagtgcttaccaatcactgggtgactatcgaaaaaccaTTGAGTATGAAGAAAGGCATCAGATAATTGgaacagaaattggtgatcgggcagAAGTAGGAGGAGCGTatagaaatctcg aaaatcaGGAGAGAACTGACATTGAACTTGGAGAGATAAAAG aaaatcaagagagaACTCACATTGAGCTTGGAGAGATGAAAG TGACTCCTCCTGAAATCAATCTACGTGGTCCCCGGGCATTGCAGGCTTATAACAAGGCTCTTACGGAAGGAAAAACTCGTTTAAAAAGGATTCCGATTATGTTGATTGGACAGAACCGTTCAGGAAAAACCAGCCTAAAGAAGTCACTGCAGGGATTACGATTCAACCCAGACGAAAATAGCACTGTTGGGATAGATGTTGATCCATCGCACTTCAAAGTAACCACCGAGATTTGGAAGCCAGGGAAGGAGGGTCAAGCAGCAAACAAAGAGGAACTGGCTCCTTCTTTTGAGCATCGTGTAGCTTGCGTAGTTGTTGAAAATCTAAGGAAGCTAGAATTGACATCTGAAGTAAAGACTGTTGACAAATCGAAAGATCCCTTAACAGATCCCCAGATCACAGAGCCATCCCCAACAATCAGTCATAGTCAGGTTGGCTCGTCTGCAGATTCGCCTTTAACTACTCAAATTAAAACCATGGAGGACTATGCAGATTCTTCAAACTCATCCCCTGTTGCACACGCCGAAGATAGCAGTCGAGTCTCTCAAACCACAGATAACTATCTGACAGAGACGAAAGCCAGAGAAAGCAATGTTTCCTCGGGAATGATACCTAAAGAGATGGAAACGTTGATTAGGGAACTTGGAGATAGAGTTGACAAGATGGAAAGTGAGGATTACCTCTATTCAGTTTTGTGGGATTTCGCCGGAGAATCAGTTTATTATGAGACCCATCAACTCTTTCTGACTTCACGGGCAGTCTACCTTTTGGTTCATGACCTAAGCCGGGATCCTGAGGAAATTGCACAGCCCATGGAAAAGCAAGGAGTCTTTgagaaaattgaagaaaagtcGTGTACGAAAACTAACCTCGACTACATAGACTACTGGATGACCTCAGTTTCCTCACAATGCAGTCCAATTAAAGATCACGATTTGTACTCAGCTTCAACATACACAGTACTGCCAAAGACACTTCCTCCTGTCTTCTTGGTGTGTACGCATTCTGACAAACCTTTTGGTGGAAAAGATGCTTACGAACTGGCCAATAAATTGTACGGTTTCTTGGATAGAAAATCATATAGCACACAACTATACGATGATGTGTTTGTAGTGGATAACACTAAATCAGGTATGCAAATGGAGTGCTCAGAAGTGCAGCGTTTGAGAAAATGTATCTTAGATGTAATCAAGGAGCTACCGCATTCGAATGAATATATCCCAATCAAGTGGTTAAGGTATGAAAAAGCGCTAGAGGTCGTACTGAATGAGGGCCATAAAAGGATCACTTTTGAGCACGCCAGACGGATCGCCTCCGAAGTCTGTCAAATTCATGACCATCAAGAGTTTGTAACAGTTCTTAACTTTTTGCACGATCAGAGAATGATAATACATTTTGATGACACTGTTGAGTTAAACAAATTAGTTGTTTTGGATCCCCAATGGTTGatcaatgttttcaaaagaGTAATAACTGTTGAGCGTCATGACCGTATGGAAAGGGGATTTAAGGCTTTGTGGCTTAAGCTTGAAAGAGAAGGAATCCTGGAAGAAGAACTTCTCAAGCATATGTGGGGTTCATTGGCCAAAGAAAGTCACACCTTTGAAAGCCTCATCGCAATCATGGAGAATTTCAGCTTGTTGTGCTCTTGGTCTTCATCTGATGAGCCATTTGGTAAGAAATATCTGGTGCCGTCCATGTTGAAATATTATCCAACACCAGAGTTCACGAAGTTGATTACCTCGGCAAGACTGCCCTCCCTTTTCGTCAAGTTTGAATCTGGCCAATCTCCATCCAATCTGTTTCCACGACTTGTTGTTCAATTCCTTCAGTGGGGGAGAAAGAAATTTTGGAGCACAGAGAATCCTAGACTGTTTAAGAATTTCGCCAGATTGTACACTAAAAGCCAAAAGTGTTCAGTGGTACTCTTATGCCATTCCTCCTTGATCGAAGTTGTTGTTCATGAAGGGAATGAAGTTTCCCTTAAGGACGACTGGCAGGCAAATTTAGGCAACTCGTTCGGAGATCAATGCGATTCACTTGAAGTTTTGGTTGCTCGTGAGATCTTCGGACAGCTCATGTTTTTGCTTGAGTGCTTTCGTAAAGAGTTTTGTTGGTTGAAGAGAATGAACTATCAAGCTGGGGTGATTTGTCCGGTTTGTTGCCATGAAAGGATTGTCAAGTATTGCACTACTCATCACAAGCAAGATTGCGAGCAGGAAGAATGTCTTCATTTCATACCTGGATCGGAGCTGCATAATGCAAATAAGCCTATCACTTGCACAAGGTCGCCTGCTGCGGTGGATAAAGTTGGCATGAACGACTTTTCAGCATGGTTTCCCAGGTCACGTGAAAag ACAACAACCGACGCAATTAGTGGCAGACGCCTATGCAGTCGAAGAG tgcCTCGTTGGGAGATTGGGGAACTTCTTTCATCTTACCCGGAAGACAAGCCACCTCAGCTCCGTGTCACGCTGAAAAAAACAAGTGATATTCAAGTGATATCGAAGGACTTGAACGACGATGACCATTTGCCAATTGATGTTTTGCTAGCGACTGTGGAAGACTGTGAGTTCTTGAGCTGCCTTCCTTTCCTGGACCTACATTTCAAAAGTTACATATCTGAGATTGGTTTTGTGTACTTTGGACGCATGGGAGGTTACAGTTGCCATAAAAACTGGAAGGTTGGATTAATGTGTTGTTCTAAAGGATCTACAATCCCAGGGGGGCCTTTGCCAAAGGTTCAGACTGCAATGAGAATTTTGCAGCCTAAGGCTGTAGTTTCAGTGGGAATTTGCTCTAGCTTAGTCCCAGAGAAGGTTAAAATGGGAGATGTGGTCATACCGTCGAAGTTAATATCTGCAGAGGGATCATTCCAAGTTCCCGTCAGCCCACGTTTTAATGGTCTTGTTCAAGATGCACCCTATGGGTGGGTTGCTCCGTTGAAAAATCAAGGTGAATTGGAAGTTGAAGTACATCGCGATGGTCATGTCCTGAGCCAGTCACTGAAAGGGAAGTCTCGATGTGATATTCTCAAGCAATATCCTGGGGCAGTTGCAAGTGAGACAGAATGCAAAG ATGTTTATAGTGCAGGCTATCTTGCAAATACTGAGTGGCTGGTGGTGAAAGGTGTCGCCAGTTATTTTCATCAGAGCGAGTCTGCAACTTCTGAATGGATGTCTTTTGCGAGTACCATGGCTGCCTCTGTGGTAGCCAAGATGCTAAGTGATCCAAGAGTTTTCCTGGAGTGGCCGCATTGTAGCCAAG aaaatcgaaaaagaagCCACATTGAGCTTGTAGAGATGGAAG AAAATCGAAAGAGAGCCAAGAGTAAGCTTGGAGATATGAAAGCAGATTGA
- the LOC136922721 gene encoding uncharacterized protein isoform X2: MKVTPPEINLRGPRALQAYNKALTEGKTRLKRIPIMLIGQNRSGKTSLKKSLQGLRFNPDENSTVGIDVDPSHFKVTTEIWKPGKEGQAANKEELAPSFEHRVACVVVENLRKLELTSEVKTVDKSKDPLTDPQITEPSPTISHSQVGSSADSPLTTQIKTMEDYADSSNSSPVAHAEDSSRVSQTTDNYLTETKARESNVSSGMIPKEMETLIRELGDRVDKMESEDYLYSVLWDFAGESVYYETHQLFLTSRAVYLLVHDLSRDPEEIAQPMEKQGVFEKIEEKSCTKTNLDYIDYWMTSVSSQCSPIKDHDLYSASTYTVLPKTLPPVFLVCTHSDKPFGGKDAYELANKLYGFLDRKSYSTQLYDDVFVVDNTKSGMQMECSEVQRLRKCILDVIKELPHSNEYIPIKWLRYEKALEVVLNEGHKRITFEHARRIASEVCQIHDHQEFVTVLNFLHDQRMIIHFDDTVELNKLVVLDPQWLINVFKRVITVERHDRMERGFKALWLKLEREGILEEELLKHMWGSLAKESHTFESLIAIMENFSLLCSWSSSDEPFGKKYLVPSMLKYYPTPEFTKLITSARLPSLFVKFESGQSPSNLFPRLVVQFLQWGRKKFWSTENPRLFKNFARLYTKSQKCSVVLLCHSSLIEVVVHEGNEVSLKDDWQANLGNSFGDQCDSLEVLVAREIFGQLMFLLECFRKEFCWLKRMNYQAGVICPVCCHERIVKYCTTHHKQDCEQEECLHFIPGSELHNANKPITCTRSPAAVDKVGMNDFSAWFPRSREKTTTDAISGRRLCSRRVPRWEIGELLSSYPEDKPPQLRVTLKKTSDIQVISKDLNDDDHLPIDVLLATVEDCEFLSCLPFLDLHFKSYISEIGFVYFGRMGGYSCHKNWKVGLMCCSKGSTIPGGPLPKVQTAMRILQPKAVVSVGICSSLVPEKVKMGDVVIPSKLISAEGSFQVPVSPRFNGLVQDAPYGWVAPLKNQGELEVEVHRDGHVLSQSLKGKSRCDILKQYPGAVASETECKDVYSAGYLANTEWLVVKGVASYFHQSESATSEWMSFASTMAASVVAKMLSDPRVFLEWPHCSQENRKRSHIELVEMEENRKRAKSKLGDMKAD; the protein is encoded by the exons ATGAAAG TGACTCCTCCTGAAATCAATCTACGTGGTCCCCGGGCATTGCAGGCTTATAACAAGGCTCTTACGGAAGGAAAAACTCGTTTAAAAAGGATTCCGATTATGTTGATTGGACAGAACCGTTCAGGAAAAACCAGCCTAAAGAAGTCACTGCAGGGATTACGATTCAACCCAGACGAAAATAGCACTGTTGGGATAGATGTTGATCCATCGCACTTCAAAGTAACCACCGAGATTTGGAAGCCAGGGAAGGAGGGTCAAGCAGCAAACAAAGAGGAACTGGCTCCTTCTTTTGAGCATCGTGTAGCTTGCGTAGTTGTTGAAAATCTAAGGAAGCTAGAATTGACATCTGAAGTAAAGACTGTTGACAAATCGAAAGATCCCTTAACAGATCCCCAGATCACAGAGCCATCCCCAACAATCAGTCATAGTCAGGTTGGCTCGTCTGCAGATTCGCCTTTAACTACTCAAATTAAAACCATGGAGGACTATGCAGATTCTTCAAACTCATCCCCTGTTGCACACGCCGAAGATAGCAGTCGAGTCTCTCAAACCACAGATAACTATCTGACAGAGACGAAAGCCAGAGAAAGCAATGTTTCCTCGGGAATGATACCTAAAGAGATGGAAACGTTGATTAGGGAACTTGGAGATAGAGTTGACAAGATGGAAAGTGAGGATTACCTCTATTCAGTTTTGTGGGATTTCGCCGGAGAATCAGTTTATTATGAGACCCATCAACTCTTTCTGACTTCACGGGCAGTCTACCTTTTGGTTCATGACCTAAGCCGGGATCCTGAGGAAATTGCACAGCCCATGGAAAAGCAAGGAGTCTTTgagaaaattgaagaaaagtcGTGTACGAAAACTAACCTCGACTACATAGACTACTGGATGACCTCAGTTTCCTCACAATGCAGTCCAATTAAAGATCACGATTTGTACTCAGCTTCAACATACACAGTACTGCCAAAGACACTTCCTCCTGTCTTCTTGGTGTGTACGCATTCTGACAAACCTTTTGGTGGAAAAGATGCTTACGAACTGGCCAATAAATTGTACGGTTTCTTGGATAGAAAATCATATAGCACACAACTATACGATGATGTGTTTGTAGTGGATAACACTAAATCAGGTATGCAAATGGAGTGCTCAGAAGTGCAGCGTTTGAGAAAATGTATCTTAGATGTAATCAAGGAGCTACCGCATTCGAATGAATATATCCCAATCAAGTGGTTAAGGTATGAAAAAGCGCTAGAGGTCGTACTGAATGAGGGCCATAAAAGGATCACTTTTGAGCACGCCAGACGGATCGCCTCCGAAGTCTGTCAAATTCATGACCATCAAGAGTTTGTAACAGTTCTTAACTTTTTGCACGATCAGAGAATGATAATACATTTTGATGACACTGTTGAGTTAAACAAATTAGTTGTTTTGGATCCCCAATGGTTGatcaatgttttcaaaagaGTAATAACTGTTGAGCGTCATGACCGTATGGAAAGGGGATTTAAGGCTTTGTGGCTTAAGCTTGAAAGAGAAGGAATCCTGGAAGAAGAACTTCTCAAGCATATGTGGGGTTCATTGGCCAAAGAAAGTCACACCTTTGAAAGCCTCATCGCAATCATGGAGAATTTCAGCTTGTTGTGCTCTTGGTCTTCATCTGATGAGCCATTTGGTAAGAAATATCTGGTGCCGTCCATGTTGAAATATTATCCAACACCAGAGTTCACGAAGTTGATTACCTCGGCAAGACTGCCCTCCCTTTTCGTCAAGTTTGAATCTGGCCAATCTCCATCCAATCTGTTTCCACGACTTGTTGTTCAATTCCTTCAGTGGGGGAGAAAGAAATTTTGGAGCACAGAGAATCCTAGACTGTTTAAGAATTTCGCCAGATTGTACACTAAAAGCCAAAAGTGTTCAGTGGTACTCTTATGCCATTCCTCCTTGATCGAAGTTGTTGTTCATGAAGGGAATGAAGTTTCCCTTAAGGACGACTGGCAGGCAAATTTAGGCAACTCGTTCGGAGATCAATGCGATTCACTTGAAGTTTTGGTTGCTCGTGAGATCTTCGGACAGCTCATGTTTTTGCTTGAGTGCTTTCGTAAAGAGTTTTGTTGGTTGAAGAGAATGAACTATCAAGCTGGGGTGATTTGTCCGGTTTGTTGCCATGAAAGGATTGTCAAGTATTGCACTACTCATCACAAGCAAGATTGCGAGCAGGAAGAATGTCTTCATTTCATACCTGGATCGGAGCTGCATAATGCAAATAAGCCTATCACTTGCACAAGGTCGCCTGCTGCGGTGGATAAAGTTGGCATGAACGACTTTTCAGCATGGTTTCCCAGGTCACGTGAAAag ACAACAACCGACGCAATTAGTGGCAGACGCCTATGCAGTCGAAGAG tgcCTCGTTGGGAGATTGGGGAACTTCTTTCATCTTACCCGGAAGACAAGCCACCTCAGCTCCGTGTCACGCTGAAAAAAACAAGTGATATTCAAGTGATATCGAAGGACTTGAACGACGATGACCATTTGCCAATTGATGTTTTGCTAGCGACTGTGGAAGACTGTGAGTTCTTGAGCTGCCTTCCTTTCCTGGACCTACATTTCAAAAGTTACATATCTGAGATTGGTTTTGTGTACTTTGGACGCATGGGAGGTTACAGTTGCCATAAAAACTGGAAGGTTGGATTAATGTGTTGTTCTAAAGGATCTACAATCCCAGGGGGGCCTTTGCCAAAGGTTCAGACTGCAATGAGAATTTTGCAGCCTAAGGCTGTAGTTTCAGTGGGAATTTGCTCTAGCTTAGTCCCAGAGAAGGTTAAAATGGGAGATGTGGTCATACCGTCGAAGTTAATATCTGCAGAGGGATCATTCCAAGTTCCCGTCAGCCCACGTTTTAATGGTCTTGTTCAAGATGCACCCTATGGGTGGGTTGCTCCGTTGAAAAATCAAGGTGAATTGGAAGTTGAAGTACATCGCGATGGTCATGTCCTGAGCCAGTCACTGAAAGGGAAGTCTCGATGTGATATTCTCAAGCAATATCCTGGGGCAGTTGCAAGTGAGACAGAATGCAAAG ATGTTTATAGTGCAGGCTATCTTGCAAATACTGAGTGGCTGGTGGTGAAAGGTGTCGCCAGTTATTTTCATCAGAGCGAGTCTGCAACTTCTGAATGGATGTCTTTTGCGAGTACCATGGCTGCCTCTGTGGTAGCCAAGATGCTAAGTGATCCAAGAGTTTTCCTGGAGTGGCCGCATTGTAGCCAAG aaaatcgaaaaagaagCCACATTGAGCTTGTAGAGATGGAAG AAAATCGAAAGAGAGCCAAGAGTAAGCTTGGAGATATGAAAGCAGATTGA